The proteins below are encoded in one region of Manis javanica isolate MJ-LG chromosome 8, MJ_LKY, whole genome shotgun sequence:
- the KATNBL1 gene encoding KATNB1-like protein 1 has product MASETHNAKKRNFCNNIEDHSIDLPRKRISNFTNKNMKEVKKSPKQLAADVNRTVGQAVKSPNKLLKVIYRRKKVHHPFPNPCYRKKQSPKSGGCDMANKENELACAGHLPEKLRHDTRTYLGNSSDSGSSQTESPSSKYSCGFFSEVSQDHETMAQVLFSRNLRLNVALTFLRKRSVSELVAYLVRIEDLGVVVDCLPVLTNSLQEEKQYISLGCCVDLLPLVKSLLKSKFEEYIIVGLNWLQAVIKRWWSELSSKTEIINDGNIQILKQQLSRLWEQENHLTLVPGYTGNIAKDVDAYLLQLH; this is encoded by the exons ATGGCATCTGAAACTCACAATGCTAAAAAACGGAACTTTTGTAATAATATTGAGGATCATTCCATTGATCTTCCTAGAAAGAGGATCTCTAATTTCACTAATAAGAACATGAAGGAG gttaAGAAATCTCCAAAACAGTTGGCTGCTGACGTAAATAG AACAGTTGGACAAGCTGTGAAAAGCCCTAATAAACTACTTAAGGTGATCTATCGCAGGAAGAAAGTTCATCATCCTTTTCCAAATCCTTGTTACAGAAAAAAACAGTCCCCTAAAAGTGGGGGCTGTGACAtggcaaataaagaaaatgaactggCTTGTGCAGGCCACTTGCCTGAAAAATTACGCCATGATACTCGAACGTACTTGGGTAACTCCAGTGATTCTGGTTCTTCACAGACAGAAAGCCCATCATCAAAATAtagttgtggttttttttctgaG GTTTCTCAGGACCATGAGACAATGGCACAAGTTTTGTTCAGCAGGAATTTGAGATTGAATGTAGCTTTAACTTTCTTGAGAAAAAGAAGCGTAAGTGAACTTGTAGCTTATTTGGTGAG GATAGAAGACCTTGGAGTTGTGGTGGATTGCCTTCCTGTGCTCACCAATAg tttacaggaagaaaaacaatacaTCTCACTTGGCTGCTGTGTAGACTTGTTGCCTCTAGTAAAGTCCCTACTTAAAAGCAAATTTGAAGA ATACATAATAGTTGGTTTAAACTGGCTTCAAGCAGTCATAAAAAGGTGGTGGTCAGAACTGTCATccaaaacagaaattataaatgaTGG aaatattCAGATTCTAAAACAACAATTAAGCAGATTGTGGGAACAGGAAAACCATCTTACTTTGGTTCCAGGATATACTGGCAATATAGCTAAG gaTGTAGATGCTTATTTATTGCAGTTGCATTGA